CGCGCACAAAATCCGCGAGCGCAGTGAGTCATTCGGCGATCACTTTTCCCAGGCGCGCCTGTTTTTCAACAGCATGAGCAAGCACGAGCAGGAGCACATCATCGCGGCCTACAGCTTTGAGCTGGGCAAGGTCGAGCGTGAGTTTATCCGGGCGCGCCAGGTCAACGAGATCCTGGCCAACATCGATCTGGAGCTGGCCAAGCGCGTGGCGCAGAACCTGGGCCTGCCGGTGCCGAAAAAAGGCACCGTGCCAGTGCGCAAGACCGCGCCAGAGCGCTCGCCGGCCTTGAGCCAGGCCAACCTGCTGCCAGGGGGGATCAAGACGCGCAAGGTGGCGATCCTGGCGGCCAATGGTGTTGATGGTGCAGCCATCGCGGCGTTGAAAAAGGCGCTGGCCGCAGAAGGTGCCCATGCCAAATTGCTTGGGCCGACCTCGGCGCCGGTAACCACGGCCGATGGCAAGAGCCTGGCGGTGGATGCCTCGATGGAAGGCTTGCCGTCAGTGGCGTTCGACGCGGTGTTTGTGCCGGGTGGGGCGAAGTCGATCCAGGCATTGAGCGGCGATGGCGTGGCGTTGCATTACCTGCTGGAGGCCTACAAGCATTTGAAGGCGATTGCGTTGGCTGGTGAGGCCAAGCAGTTGCTGGAGGTGTTGAAGCTGGAGGCGGATGCGGGGTTGATTGTTGGCGGGGATGCCAAGGCGTTGAAGGCGTTTATTGCGGCGATTGCCCAACATCGGGTTTGGGAGCGCGAGCCTCGGGCCAAGGCGGTTCCAGCTTAAGTTTTTGGTTGTTTGATAGGGCGCCATCGCGGGCAAGCCCGCTCCCACATTTGAAATGTATTCCAATGTGGGAGCGGGCTTGCCCGCGATTGGGGTTAGTGCGCTTTACGCGGAATCAACACAACCTGCGCCGGAATATGCTTGAGGATCTGCCGGTGAATCTTCAGGTCGTACCCTGAATCAATCCGCTTCACTCGTTTGCTCAGCAATGTGTTCAGCCACGGATAATCCTCGGTGCGCGGCACCTGGATGCTCACATCACACTGGTAATTCACCACGTCGGTGGCGATGGCATCCAGTTGATGGCGCAATTGCTGGATATCCGTGAGGTTCAGCGCAACCGTGGTGCTTTCGGCGGTTGGATCGATCACCTTGGCCGGTGGCTTGGCTTCGGCGGCTTTGAGAGCGGCTTCGGCTTTATCCAGCTCGGCTTTGCGTGCGTGAGCAATGGCGCTGTTGACCCCGCCAGTCAGCGCCGGAGCCTTGGGCATCAAGGAACGGGCACGGCTCAAGGCAGTGGCGGCGGCGTTGACATCCCCTTTTTGCAGGACGATCTGGCTGC
The Pseudomonas hygromyciniae genome window above contains:
- a CDS encoding PA5502 family lipoprotein translates to MKPFTSRYLLLAAFSLLLGACQSTPPVAPKVPDARAAAIAQLEQNLASSELATAEDQLAALQAQSPDDPALEPYQRQLAEAYLQRSQIVLQKGDVNAAATALSRARSLMPKAPALTGGVNSAIAHARKAELDKAEAALKAAEAKPPAKVIDPTAESTTVALNLTDIQQLRHQLDAIATDVVNYQCDVSIQVPRTEDYPWLNTLLSKRVKRIDSGYDLKIHRQILKHIPAQVVLIPRKAH